In Yersinia enterocolitica subsp. enterocolitica, one DNA window encodes the following:
- the fsa gene encoding fructose-6-phosphate aldolase, whose translation MELYLDTADVAAVKRLARVLPLQGVTTNPSILAKAGKPIWEVLPALRDALGGTGKLFAQVLASDSELMVSEAVLLSQRVPGLVIKVPATAEGLAAIKKLKTMSIPTLGTAVYGAGQGLLSALAGAEYVAPYVNRLDAQGGDGIAMVRELQQLLTLHAPGAKVLAASFRTPRQVLDCLLAGCQSVTIPVDVAEQFISTPAVKAAVEQFEHDWQGAFGSAILS comes from the coding sequence ATGGAGCTTTATCTTGATACAGCAGATGTGGCCGCAGTTAAACGACTGGCACGTGTTCTGCCTTTGCAGGGAGTGACTACCAATCCCAGTATTCTGGCAAAAGCGGGCAAACCCATCTGGGAAGTGCTCCCTGCGCTGCGCGATGCTTTGGGGGGAACTGGTAAACTGTTTGCCCAAGTGTTGGCCAGCGACAGTGAACTCATGGTGTCAGAGGCGGTATTACTGTCCCAGCGCGTTCCCGGTTTGGTGATCAAAGTGCCAGCAACCGCTGAAGGTTTAGCCGCAATTAAGAAATTGAAAACCATGTCAATTCCGACATTGGGTACCGCGGTGTACGGTGCGGGGCAAGGGCTATTATCGGCATTAGCCGGAGCTGAATATGTAGCTCCTTATGTCAACCGGTTGGATGCACAGGGCGGTGATGGTATCGCGATGGTACGCGAATTACAGCAGTTGCTCACCTTGCATGCACCGGGCGCGAAAGTGTTGGCCGCCAGCTTCCGGACACCTCGGCAGGTATTGGATTGCCTGCTGGCGGGTTGTCAGTCCGTGACCATTCCCGTGGATGTTGCAGAGCAGTTTATCAGTACCCCAGCGGTTAAAGCGGCAGTAGAACAGTTTGAGCATGACTGGCAGGGCGCATTTGGCTCAGCAATCTTGAGCTAG
- a CDS encoding DUF2164 domain-containing protein, whose protein sequence is MADITFTREQTQRMTYKLQRYLEQEHNIELEDFDAEFLLQFISRELGVHFYNQGINDAIAQVEAKTLDISDSILWLEKPVQD, encoded by the coding sequence ATGGCAGACATCACCTTCACCCGCGAACAAACGCAGCGGATGACCTACAAACTTCAGCGTTATCTGGAACAAGAACACAATATTGAGTTGGAAGATTTTGACGCCGAATTTTTACTGCAATTTATCAGTCGCGAATTGGGTGTACATTTTTACAATCAGGGAATCAATGATGCGATCGCGCAAGTCGAAGCAAAAACACTCGATATCAGCGACTCGATATTATGGTTGGAAAAACCCGTGCAGGACTAA
- a CDS encoding YbdD/YjiX family protein yields MANAGIPLRRQQTNLLQRPCPPAPRQITRCIPLVPVVAHPTTLWAWVRLIAHRVAQSFRLMVGVQDYGNYVNHMRRHHPDTPPMSERDFHRYCLEARFPSQGGKLGKCPC; encoded by the coding sequence GTGGCTAATGCAGGTATCCCACTGCGCAGGCAGCAAACCAATCTGTTGCAGCGGCCATGTCCACCAGCGCCGCGTCAGATTACGCGCTGCATACCGCTGGTTCCCGTCGTCGCTCACCCGACCACGTTATGGGCTTGGGTTCGTTTGATTGCGCATCGAGTGGCTCAAAGTTTCCGTCTGATGGTGGGAGTGCAGGATTATGGCAATTATGTGAATCATATGCGCCGTCATCATCCGGATACGCCGCCGATGAGCGAACGTGACTTCCACCGTTATTGTCTGGAGGCTCGCTTCCCCAGCCAAGGTGGCAAGTTGGGAAAATGCCCTTGCTAG
- a CDS encoding DNA-binding transcriptional regulator YciT, with amino-acid sequence MNPRQQTILQQVNDNKRVSVSELSQVTHVSEVTIRQDLNLLEKRGLLKRVHGFAVALESDDIDVRMMRHFSVKQKLANHAASLVSDGETIFIESGSSNALLAHQLAKRPGITLVTVSGYIARQLKNSACEVILLGGIYQKKSDSMVGPLTLLCLRHVNFSKAFIGIDGYQMDTGFTGRDMLRADVINSVLAKGAENIILADASKFGQVHQNLLTPISAVNRVITDNRLPTAYRQQLITQGIQVDILGE; translated from the coding sequence ATGAACCCAAGACAGCAAACGATTTTGCAACAGGTGAATGACAACAAACGAGTGAGTGTCAGCGAATTATCCCAAGTAACCCATGTATCAGAAGTCACCATTCGGCAAGATCTCAATCTGCTGGAGAAACGGGGTTTACTCAAACGCGTGCATGGCTTCGCTGTCGCCCTTGAAAGTGATGATATTGATGTGCGCATGATGCGCCATTTTTCCGTGAAGCAAAAGCTGGCCAATCACGCCGCCTCGCTGGTCAGCGACGGTGAGACAATATTTATTGAAAGTGGCAGCAGTAATGCTCTCTTGGCTCATCAACTGGCAAAACGCCCCGGCATTACATTAGTGACAGTCAGCGGCTATATTGCCCGACAATTAAAAAACTCAGCTTGCGAAGTTATTCTATTGGGCGGGATCTATCAGAAGAAAAGTGACAGCATGGTCGGCCCACTGACACTTCTGTGCTTACGTCATGTGAATTTCAGTAAGGCATTTATCGGTATCGACGGTTACCAGATGGATACCGGATTCACCGGGCGTGACATGTTACGCGCTGATGTGATTAACAGTGTGCTGGCAAAAGGTGCCGAAAATATCATTTTGGCGGATGCCTCAAAATTTGGCCAGGTACATCAGAACCTGTTGACCCCTATCTCTGCCGTCAACAGAGTCATCACCGATAATCGCCTGCCCACAGCTTACCGACAGCAGTTGATAACTCAGGGAATTCAAGTCGACATACTGGGCGAGTAA